One genomic segment of Cerasicoccus sp. TK19100 includes these proteins:
- a CDS encoding peptidylprolyl isomerase → MTKYLLIIFSFIIALNAQAQPKEDWDIKYTNGIAAQVNDEIITLEALRKEVAPLVPEVRRSSRSRMEFDRNIQSITREILQNMIDQILIIDEFNEKGYMIPQSYLDNEYDDYITKEFNGSRPEFLDYLRMQGKTDLQFREELRDRIIVGYMRGQMMKSQTEVSPQKIKEYYEKNKSQFFEDEGVKLRMITLMPMTGESEDLMQQQAATIIEQLAQGGDFAELARKYSQDMNAANGGDWGWREFGDLRDELANAAMQLDVGQYSQPVVIENVTYIVMVEEKRESGVKQLEAVRQEIEQAITTQLARQAQQRWLERLRKKAYIKFFLREAGPAPENDSGPVEMKIGKKEEEPMPWETFDANPKEPIPVQEVNQPEGMDTHRNKR, encoded by the coding sequence ATGACGAAATACCTGCTCATCATTTTCTCTTTCATCATTGCGCTCAACGCGCAGGCTCAGCCCAAGGAAGATTGGGACATTAAATACACCAACGGCATTGCCGCGCAGGTGAACGATGAAATCATTACGCTGGAAGCACTGCGCAAGGAAGTCGCACCGCTGGTGCCAGAAGTCCGCCGCAGCTCTCGCTCGCGCATGGAGTTTGATCGCAACATCCAGTCGATCACCCGCGAAATCCTGCAAAACATGATCGACCAGATCCTGATCATCGATGAGTTCAATGAGAAGGGCTACATGATCCCCCAGTCCTACCTGGACAACGAATACGACGACTACATCACCAAAGAATTTAACGGCAGTCGCCCGGAATTTCTCGATTACCTGCGCATGCAGGGCAAGACAGACCTGCAGTTCCGCGAGGAGCTGAGAGACCGCATCATCGTAGGCTACATGCGTGGCCAGATGATGAAGTCCCAAACCGAAGTCAGCCCGCAGAAGATCAAGGAATACTATGAGAAGAACAAAAGCCAGTTCTTCGAAGACGAAGGCGTAAAGCTGCGCATGATCACCCTGATGCCCATGACGGGCGAAAGTGAAGACCTGATGCAGCAGCAGGCCGCCACCATCATCGAGCAACTGGCACAGGGCGGTGACTTCGCCGAACTGGCACGCAAATATAGCCAGGACATGAATGCCGCCAACGGTGGCGACTGGGGATGGCGCGAGTTTGGTGACCTGCGCGACGAACTTGCCAACGCCGCCATGCAACTGGACGTCGGCCAATACAGCCAGCCCGTTGTCATCGAAAACGTGACCTATATCGTGATGGTCGAAGAGAAGCGTGAATCCGGCGTGAAGCAGTTGGAAGCCGTTCGCCAGGAAATTGAGCAGGCCATCACCACGCAACTCGCACGTCAGGCGCAACAGCGTTGGCTCGAGCGCCTACGCAAGAAGGCCTACATCAAATTCTTCCTCCGTGAAGCTGGCCCGGCCCCGGAAAACGACAGCGGCCCGGTCGAAATGAAGATAGGCAAAAAGGAAGAAGAGCCCATGCCTTGGGAAACGTTCGACGCGAACCCCAAGGAGCCCATCCCGGTCCAGGAGGTTAATCAGCCAGAGGGCATGGATACGCACCGCAACAAGCGGTAA
- the mfd gene encoding transcription-repair coupling factor: protein MKPVVLPTDADIRLYFGVAGPAVPAVSANLLTANGKPPQVTVLLGPAGRTLEAWAEDLEFFFRRQKPKANLRVLSLPNLGDFEEDDARAFELSCDRLAALSALVAPKPGEHICLAVHPGALLQHVPQPKQLKTASVRLKVGEQVNFQGLIDKLNNELGYDSEAICETPGQFAVRGGLIDIYPLNATAPLRIDFFGDEIDAIQEFDPTSQRSGDSVKEALLSPAIESSSTDQSTLLDYLPKKVTWLIREPRQLAEDAPELFQYPENIPPPSRNLKHLMDARAGKADQWFALAELDLDHPLLGDSPQREEVVSEALEPYVTFAESNQLGVIRQESEQRSRRDFLHQILQWHKRGHQVHFVLKTEAEERRLREMLTEDPSGKQLKANCIIAGLSEGFRLALPERQEVFVTEAELFGRKRIRVGRRQRKMPHRQAVDQALDFSELADGDYLVHLQNGVCMFRGLQKLKVGQREEEVISLEFDEGVTVHLRLHESHLLSRYVGLSKATPKLGKLGSSAWLKARAAAERATLDFAGELLRLQAERETSPGHACAPDHPWLRDFEDAFIHEETRDQKQAIEDAKRDMEKPLAMDRLLCGDVGFGKTEVAIRAAFKMALDGKQVALMAPTTVLCQQHFQTLRDRFANYPVTVEMLSRFRTPQQKREIIKQLKEGKIDIVVGTHSLLGKDVKYKDLGLLVIDEEHRFGVRQKESLKQLKRNVDVLTMSATPIPRTLYFALVGARDLSVIETAPRDRRPIETIVKSYEPKLVQTAIEREIERGGQVFYLHNQVQTIEAVAAHLRKMMPKLNIGVGHGQMSERALEKVMTDFVSGRYDVLVCTTIIENGLDIPNCNTIIIEGADRFGLSQLYQLRGRVGRFNRQAYCYLLLHRHGRLLDLARKRLGAIRQFNQLGAGFRIAMRDLELRGAGNLIGLKQHGHIANVGFDLYCQLLRQSIARLKGDEHAAVIRANVKLDFVLVGRYVDEAVGGEVKIGYDALKKIDRDRDAVEKVEAFLPEVYLPEARLRIDFYRRLALASRPEAVAEIGEELQDRFGKLPAEVKTLLLLTEIRVWAERCGFSTVETEGNKLKCKYARKKASEFLLIGNRFPRLTGRDAITRMREILTFLKRQEPNLT from the coding sequence CTCTCGGCGCTCGTCGCCCCCAAGCCTGGCGAGCACATTTGTCTGGCGGTCCACCCGGGTGCCCTGCTCCAGCACGTGCCGCAACCCAAGCAGCTCAAGACAGCGTCGGTCCGCCTGAAAGTTGGCGAGCAGGTGAATTTTCAAGGATTGATCGACAAGCTGAACAACGAGCTTGGCTATGACTCCGAGGCCATCTGCGAGACGCCGGGCCAATTCGCGGTGCGCGGCGGCCTGATCGACATCTATCCGCTCAACGCCACGGCCCCACTGCGCATCGACTTTTTCGGCGACGAAATTGACGCCATTCAGGAGTTCGATCCCACCAGCCAGCGCTCGGGCGACTCGGTAAAGGAAGCGCTACTCTCCCCCGCAATTGAGAGCAGTTCAACCGACCAGTCCACACTGCTCGACTACCTGCCTAAGAAGGTCACGTGGCTGATCCGCGAGCCGCGTCAGCTGGCCGAGGACGCGCCCGAGCTTTTCCAATATCCGGAGAACATCCCCCCACCCTCGCGCAACCTCAAACACCTGATGGACGCCCGTGCGGGCAAAGCCGACCAGTGGTTTGCCCTGGCCGAGCTGGACCTCGATCATCCGCTGCTCGGCGACTCCCCACAGCGCGAAGAAGTTGTGAGTGAGGCCCTGGAGCCCTACGTAACCTTTGCCGAAAGCAACCAGCTGGGCGTGATTCGTCAGGAGTCCGAGCAACGCTCGCGGCGCGACTTTCTCCACCAGATTTTGCAGTGGCACAAGCGCGGTCACCAAGTGCATTTCGTGCTCAAAACGGAGGCCGAGGAGCGTCGCCTGCGTGAGATGCTGACCGAGGACCCGTCGGGAAAGCAGCTCAAGGCCAACTGCATCATTGCCGGCCTGAGCGAAGGCTTTCGCCTGGCCCTGCCAGAGCGGCAGGAAGTCTTTGTCACCGAGGCTGAGCTGTTTGGTCGCAAGCGCATTCGCGTGGGTCGTCGCCAGCGCAAGATGCCACACCGGCAGGCTGTCGATCAGGCGCTGGACTTCTCCGAGCTCGCCGACGGTGACTACCTCGTCCACCTGCAAAACGGCGTGTGCATGTTCCGCGGTTTGCAGAAGCTGAAGGTCGGCCAGCGCGAGGAGGAAGTCATTTCGCTGGAGTTCGATGAGGGCGTCACCGTTCACCTGCGCCTGCACGAAAGCCATTTGCTGAGCCGCTACGTCGGCCTGAGCAAAGCCACGCCCAAGCTGGGCAAACTCGGCAGCAGCGCTTGGCTCAAGGCGCGGGCCGCCGCCGAGCGCGCCACGCTGGACTTTGCCGGGGAACTGCTCCGTCTGCAGGCCGAGCGTGAGACGAGCCCCGGCCATGCCTGCGCGCCCGACCACCCCTGGCTCCGCGATTTCGAGGATGCCTTCATCCACGAGGAAACGCGCGACCAAAAGCAGGCCATCGAAGACGCCAAGCGCGACATGGAAAAGCCACTCGCGATGGACCGCCTGCTCTGCGGCGATGTCGGCTTTGGCAAGACCGAGGTTGCGATTCGCGCCGCGTTCAAGATGGCGCTCGACGGCAAGCAAGTCGCGCTCATGGCCCCAACGACCGTCCTTTGCCAGCAGCATTTTCAAACGCTACGCGACCGCTTCGCCAACTACCCGGTCACCGTGGAAATGCTGTCCCGTTTTCGCACTCCACAGCAGAAGCGCGAGATCATCAAACAGCTCAAGGAGGGCAAGATCGACATCGTCGTCGGCACCCACTCGCTGCTCGGCAAAGATGTAAAATACAAGGACCTCGGCCTGCTCGTCATCGACGAAGAGCACCGCTTTGGCGTGCGGCAAAAAGAGTCGCTCAAGCAGCTCAAGCGCAACGTTGACGTGCTCACCATGAGCGCCACGCCAATCCCGCGCACGCTCTACTTTGCGCTGGTCGGCGCGCGCGACCTCAGCGTCATCGAGACCGCGCCCCGCGACCGCCGCCCGATCGAAACCATCGTCAAAAGCTACGAGCCCAAGCTGGTGCAGACCGCGATCGAGCGGGAAATCGAGCGCGGCGGCCAGGTTTTCTATCTGCACAATCAGGTGCAAACCATCGAAGCCGTCGCCGCCCATCTGCGCAAGATGATGCCCAAGCTGAACATCGGCGTCGGCCACGGCCAGATGTCCGAACGCGCCCTGGAAAAAGTCATGACGGACTTCGTCAGCGGGCGCTACGACGTGCTCGTCTGCACGACGATCATCGAGAACGGCCTGGATATTCCCAACTGCAATACGATCATCATTGAAGGTGCCGATCGCTTTGGCCTAAGTCAGCTGTATCAATTGCGTGGGCGCGTCGGGCGCTTCAACCGCCAGGCGTATTGCTACCTGCTGCTGCACCGGCACGGGCGCCTGCTCGATCTGGCCCGCAAGCGGCTGGGCGCGATCCGGCAGTTCAACCAACTCGGCGCGGGCTTCCGCATCGCCATGCGCGACCTGGAGCTACGCGGCGCGGGCAACCTGATCGGCCTGAAGCAGCACGGCCACATTGCCAATGTCGGCTTCGACCTGTATTGCCAGCTGCTGCGCCAGAGCATCGCGCGGCTCAAGGGGGATGAGCACGCGGCCGTCATCCGCGCCAACGTGAAGCTGGATTTCGTGCTCGTGGGCCGCTACGTGGACGAGGCCGTCGGCGGCGAGGTCAAGATCGGCTACGACGCGCTGAAGAAGATCGACCGCGACCGCGACGCCGTGGAAAAAGTAGAGGCCTTCCTGCCCGAAGTTTATCTGCCGGAGGCCCGGCTTCGCATCGATTTTTACCGCCGGCTCGCGTTGGCCTCCCGCCCGGAGGCGGTGGCGGAGATCGGCGAGGAACTGCAAGATCGCTTTGGCAAACTGCCTGCCGAAGTGAAAACCCTGCTTTTATTGACAGAAATTCGCGTCTGGGCTGAACGTTGTGGCTTTTCCACAGTCGAAACCGAAGGCAACAAACTTAAATGCAAATACGCGCGCAAAAAGGCATCGGAATTCCTATTGATCGGTAATCGGTTTCCCCGCTTGACCGGCAGGGACGCCATAACCAGAATGCGCGAAATTTTGACATTCCTGAAACGACAGGAACCAAATCTGACATGA